In Vitis riparia cultivar Riparia Gloire de Montpellier isolate 1030 chromosome 19, EGFV_Vit.rip_1.0, whole genome shotgun sequence, the following proteins share a genomic window:
- the LOC117909569 gene encoding basic proline-rich protein-like isoform X2 yields the protein MDLHRSTLLQTDQAVDKHFNRENCKFHADDLHVHGIIKMEPKVGTCIRQKWPVQDNLSVADMKLIMFKPALLLGAQTNISQLLQLPQFIGGISPPGSFYRQPNGHQCLMSSDAPRPGASPGSPGRTPPTSPPGSAPSPGHPGSAPPPTDPPGSCAAPPSSLGSAPPLGSPDAPPPSGPPGSEPSPSPPGSAPPTDPPGSAVPPPGSTGAPPPTGPPDSEPSPSPPRSAPPTDPPGSAAPPPGSPGAPPPTGPPGSEPPPSSPGSAPPPGLPPSPPRTPGAPSSGPLPRSPPRRSAATPASLLLRPHGRPLRFPLRRGRPGPSPLGLPPRQSDTPDAPPPCSPPKSTAPNRGEASSSGTKGGRTSESENRKNPTQRNWELKPYPAGALSAPPTTSVIHPRRPPTSPPYRITGTSKPVPTPYTGIKPAPYHPPNYPPKPTAPVPTPYTGRGKPPPYYPPKSTTPNRREESSLRTWRECPGASGSRTKGGSQEPPNSGTKEGRQEAAGSGTKGGSQEPSSSVTQNSSSAGGITNELENRQNPTQRNWELRPYPASALPADPPKKNKCNCCTQ from the exons ATGGACTTGCACCGATCAACACTGCTGCAGACAGATCAAGCTGTCGACAAGCATTTCAACCGGGAGAATTGCAAGTTCCATGCTGATGATCTTCACGTCCATGGAATCATAAAG ATGGAACCCAAAGTCGGAACTTGCATAAGACAGAAATGGCCAGTTCAAGATAATTTAAGCG TGGCAGATATGAAGTTAATTATGTTCAAGCCAGCACTACTTCTTGGTGCCCAAACCAATATTTCACAGCTGCTGCAACTTCCTCAATTCATTGGAGGAATTTCTCCTCCTGGATCTTTTTACCGG caaccaaatggacATCAATGCCTGATGAGCTCCGATGCACCAAGGCCAGGCGCATCACCTGGTAGTCCTGGTCGCACGCCGCCAACTAGTCCTCCTGGCAGCGCACCATCACCTGGTCATCCTGGAAGCGCACCACCACCAACTGATCCTCCTGGCAGCTGCGCAGCACCACCTAGTTCCCTTGGAAGCGCACCACCACTCGGTAGTCCTGATGCGCCACCACCAAGTGGTCCTCCTGGCAGTGAGCCATCACCAAGTCCTCCTGGAAGTGCACCACCAACTGATCCTCCTGGCAGCGCAGTACCACCACCTGGCAGTACCGGTGCGCCACCACCAACCGGTCCTCCTGACAGTGAGCCATCACCAAGTCCTCCTCGAAGTGCACCACCAACTGATCCTCCTGGCAGCGCAGCACCACCACCTGGCAGTCCCGGTGCGCCACCACCAACCGGTCCTCCTGGCAGTGAACCACCACCTAGTTCCCCTGGCAGCGCACCACCACCTGGTCTTCCTCCTAGCCCACCTCGTACTCCTGGTGCACCATCATCTGGCCCTCTGCCTAGATCACCTCCTCGTCGTAGTGCAGCAACACCTGCTAGTTTACTACTTAGACCACATGGTCGTCCACTTCGTTTTCCACTTAGACGAGGTCGTCCTGGTCCCTCACCACTTGGTCTTCCGCCTAGACAATCCGATACTCCTGACGCACCACCACCATGTTCTCCACCAAAATCAACTGCACCAAACAGGGGGGAAGCATCAAGCTCAGGGACAAAGGGAGGGAGAACCAGTGaatcagaaaatagaaaaaatcccaCTCAAAGGAATTGGGAGCTTAAGCCGTATCCTGCGGGTGCTTTGTCAGCGCCGCCGACAACTTCAGTTATTCATCCTCGTCGTCCGCCTACATCTCCACCTTATCGTATTACTGGTACGTCTAAACCTGTACCTACACCATACACTGGTATAAAGCCAGCACCATATCATCCACCAAATTATCCACCAAAACCAACTGCACCTGTACCTACACCATACACTGGTAGGGGAAAGCCACCACCATATTATCCACCCAAATCAACTACACCAAACAGGAGGGAAGAATCAAGCTTAAGGACATGGAGAGAGTGTCCAGGAGCATCAGGCTCAAGGACAAAGGGAGGGAGTCAAGAACCACCAAACTCAGGGACAAAGGAAGGGAGGCAAGAAGCAGCAGGCTCAGGGACAAAGGGAGGGAGTCAAGAACCATCAAGCTCAGTCACACAGAACTCATCAAGCGCGGGAGGTATAACCAATGAACTAGAAAATAGGCAAAATCCCACTCAAAGGAATTGGGAGCTCAGGCCTTATCCTGCGAGTGCTTTGCCGGCGGATCCCCCCAAAAAAAACAAGTGCAATTGCTGCACGCAATAG
- the LOC117909569 gene encoding basic proline-rich protein-like isoform X1, which produces MDLHRSTLLQTDQAVDKHFNRENCKFHADDLHVHGIIKRKLDDIVNKNLKPFAICCLKNIASRMRNTTSLMEPKVGTCIRQKWPVQDNLSVADMKLIMFKPALLLGAQTNISQLLQLPQFIGGISPPGSFYRQPNGHQCLMSSDAPRPGASPGSPGRTPPTSPPGSAPSPGHPGSAPPPTDPPGSCAAPPSSLGSAPPLGSPDAPPPSGPPGSEPSPSPPGSAPPTDPPGSAVPPPGSTGAPPPTGPPDSEPSPSPPRSAPPTDPPGSAAPPPGSPGAPPPTGPPGSEPPPSSPGSAPPPGLPPSPPRTPGAPSSGPLPRSPPRRSAATPASLLLRPHGRPLRFPLRRGRPGPSPLGLPPRQSDTPDAPPPCSPPKSTAPNRGEASSSGTKGGRTSESENRKNPTQRNWELKPYPAGALSAPPTTSVIHPRRPPTSPPYRITGTSKPVPTPYTGIKPAPYHPPNYPPKPTAPVPTPYTGRGKPPPYYPPKSTTPNRREESSLRTWRECPGASGSRTKGGSQEPPNSGTKEGRQEAAGSGTKGGSQEPSSSVTQNSSSAGGITNELENRQNPTQRNWELRPYPASALPADPPKKNKCNCCTQ; this is translated from the exons ATGGACTTGCACCGATCAACACTGCTGCAGACAGATCAAGCTGTCGACAAGCATTTCAACCGGGAGAATTGCAAGTTCCATGCTGATGATCTTCACGTCCATGGAATCATAAAG AGAAAGCTGGACGATATCGTGAATAAAAATCTCAAACCTTTCGCTATCTGCTGTCTGAAAAATATTGCGTCAAGGATGAGGAACACCACCTCCTTG ATGGAACCCAAAGTCGGAACTTGCATAAGACAGAAATGGCCAGTTCAAGATAATTTAAGCG TGGCAGATATGAAGTTAATTATGTTCAAGCCAGCACTACTTCTTGGTGCCCAAACCAATATTTCACAGCTGCTGCAACTTCCTCAATTCATTGGAGGAATTTCTCCTCCTGGATCTTTTTACCGG caaccaaatggacATCAATGCCTGATGAGCTCCGATGCACCAAGGCCAGGCGCATCACCTGGTAGTCCTGGTCGCACGCCGCCAACTAGTCCTCCTGGCAGCGCACCATCACCTGGTCATCCTGGAAGCGCACCACCACCAACTGATCCTCCTGGCAGCTGCGCAGCACCACCTAGTTCCCTTGGAAGCGCACCACCACTCGGTAGTCCTGATGCGCCACCACCAAGTGGTCCTCCTGGCAGTGAGCCATCACCAAGTCCTCCTGGAAGTGCACCACCAACTGATCCTCCTGGCAGCGCAGTACCACCACCTGGCAGTACCGGTGCGCCACCACCAACCGGTCCTCCTGACAGTGAGCCATCACCAAGTCCTCCTCGAAGTGCACCACCAACTGATCCTCCTGGCAGCGCAGCACCACCACCTGGCAGTCCCGGTGCGCCACCACCAACCGGTCCTCCTGGCAGTGAACCACCACCTAGTTCCCCTGGCAGCGCACCACCACCTGGTCTTCCTCCTAGCCCACCTCGTACTCCTGGTGCACCATCATCTGGCCCTCTGCCTAGATCACCTCCTCGTCGTAGTGCAGCAACACCTGCTAGTTTACTACTTAGACCACATGGTCGTCCACTTCGTTTTCCACTTAGACGAGGTCGTCCTGGTCCCTCACCACTTGGTCTTCCGCCTAGACAATCCGATACTCCTGACGCACCACCACCATGTTCTCCACCAAAATCAACTGCACCAAACAGGGGGGAAGCATCAAGCTCAGGGACAAAGGGAGGGAGAACCAGTGaatcagaaaatagaaaaaatcccaCTCAAAGGAATTGGGAGCTTAAGCCGTATCCTGCGGGTGCTTTGTCAGCGCCGCCGACAACTTCAGTTATTCATCCTCGTCGTCCGCCTACATCTCCACCTTATCGTATTACTGGTACGTCTAAACCTGTACCTACACCATACACTGGTATAAAGCCAGCACCATATCATCCACCAAATTATCCACCAAAACCAACTGCACCTGTACCTACACCATACACTGGTAGGGGAAAGCCACCACCATATTATCCACCCAAATCAACTACACCAAACAGGAGGGAAGAATCAAGCTTAAGGACATGGAGAGAGTGTCCAGGAGCATCAGGCTCAAGGACAAAGGGAGGGAGTCAAGAACCACCAAACTCAGGGACAAAGGAAGGGAGGCAAGAAGCAGCAGGCTCAGGGACAAAGGGAGGGAGTCAAGAACCATCAAGCTCAGTCACACAGAACTCATCAAGCGCGGGAGGTATAACCAATGAACTAGAAAATAGGCAAAATCCCACTCAAAGGAATTGGGAGCTCAGGCCTTATCCTGCGAGTGCTTTGCCGGCGGATCCCCCCAAAAAAAACAAGTGCAATTGCTGCACGCAATAG